One part of the Clostridium thermosuccinogenes genome encodes these proteins:
- a CDS encoding InlB B-repeat-containing protein, whose translation MKKLLLSILFVSMIFALFAQIPAYALDTTTFTIENRTGFTVRLKSNSLVFTYEVPDEIEYESAVISLYNGQAEVYSAAYDIDKINGAKIDLTGFADGLYRMEVIYFPVGTAELIEAMMIFKSVESSVILENEELYQIRSYENDDGFGYSMERLRAWANAIRSNLKIKDYDGDGKPDKYSPYLFSSYEEAYEEAYHTVFYMLNSGESLLDYLNVPEYIKITGGKASFNFNDAYFTHMKRLENLRTDEYALDCYKNKGILTDLKYADVVKQAQIITDGISDDYKKAKAIQQWVTRNVIYDFGVMVGATSVYVSAPDVLKNRVAACEGFANLTVALLQAVGIPAKKVTGTGNGIPHAWTEAFVDNRWVFIDSTWGDMYFDMPPALYSASHLAEGVDYEIAKDKELWDGTLYFFDMNIGKVVKEVKNFPLNGLVTSTYGFDINDLYFDPACTKPFTLDTLKVDSLNRTIFVSRPKDCTVAYHIQLDNEYKSLVPYVIGTEGDDIISSVTVPYGSKITPPKPPVKDGYTFIGWYDSINIEDAKLWDFEKDIVTEDMMFLACFIKESASYTVSFNSNGGTAVKSSKVKAGKTITKPADPTKKGYRFIGWYKDSKCTKPWNFATDIVTADTTLHAGWIDANAIAAIPTSSRIYVNGRLMEFEAYTINGNNYFKLRDIARAVRGTDKNFEVTWDGAKNAINLISNHDYTSVGGELTKGDKKAKAATVCTSTIYKDGEIVNLSAYTINGNNYFKLRDIAQAFNIAVSWDGKTNSIIIDTSKDYVP comes from the coding sequence ATGAAAAAACTATTATTATCAATTCTGTTTGTTTCTATGATTTTTGCTTTATTTGCACAAATACCTGCATATGCGCTCGATACAACAACATTCACAATTGAAAATAGAACTGGTTTTACCGTAAGATTGAAATCAAACTCTTTAGTTTTTACCTATGAAGTCCCAGATGAAATTGAATATGAGAGTGCCGTCATTAGTTTATATAATGGCCAAGCAGAAGTTTATTCAGCGGCTTATGATATCGATAAGATTAACGGAGCAAAAATCGACTTAACCGGCTTTGCAGATGGTTTGTACAGGATGGAGGTTATCTATTTTCCTGTAGGTACAGCAGAACTTATTGAGGCTATGATGATTTTTAAATCGGTAGAATCTTCCGTTATCCTGGAAAATGAGGAACTATATCAGATACGTTCGTATGAAAATGATGATGGCTTCGGATATAGTATGGAAAGGCTAAGAGCCTGGGCAAATGCCATAAGGTCAAATTTAAAAATTAAGGACTATGACGGAGACGGTAAACCGGACAAGTATAGCCCTTACCTTTTTTCTTCCTATGAAGAGGCTTATGAAGAAGCTTACCACACTGTTTTTTACATGCTTAACAGTGGCGAATCCCTATTAGACTATCTCAATGTTCCCGAATATATTAAAATTACCGGTGGAAAAGCAAGCTTTAATTTTAATGATGCATATTTCACCCACATGAAACGCTTAGAGAATTTAAGAACTGACGAATATGCACTTGATTGCTACAAGAACAAAGGGATACTTACTGACCTGAAATATGCTGATGTAGTTAAACAGGCTCAGATTATAACAGACGGAATATCCGACGATTATAAGAAAGCAAAAGCCATACAGCAGTGGGTTACCCGCAATGTTATATATGATTTTGGAGTTATGGTAGGAGCTACCTCTGTATATGTATCAGCTCCCGATGTATTAAAAAACAGAGTGGCTGCATGTGAAGGATTTGCCAACTTAACAGTGGCACTTTTGCAAGCTGTAGGTATCCCGGCTAAAAAGGTTACAGGTACTGGAAATGGAATACCCCACGCCTGGACCGAGGCTTTTGTTGATAACAGGTGGGTCTTCATTGATTCAACATGGGGTGATATGTATTTTGATATGCCACCAGCACTGTATTCAGCATCGCATCTTGCAGAGGGTGTTGATTATGAAATCGCTAAGGACAAAGAATTATGGGATGGCACATTATACTTTTTTGATATGAACATAGGTAAAGTTGTTAAAGAAGTAAAGAATTTCCCCTTGAACGGATTAGTAACATCAACCTATGGTTTCGATATTAATGATTTATATTTTGATCCTGCATGCACAAAGCCGTTCACTCTCGATACGCTCAAAGTCGATTCATTAAATCGTACCATATTTGTAAGTAGGCCAAAAGATTGTACAGTCGCCTATCATATCCAGCTGGATAACGAGTATAAGTCACTGGTACCCTATGTTATAGGTACAGAAGGCGATGATATAATCAGTTCTGTGACTGTACCTTACGGCTCCAAGATAACACCTCCCAAACCGCCTGTTAAGGACGGATACACTTTCATTGGCTGGTATGACAGCATTAATATTGAAGATGCAAAGCTATGGGATTTTGAAAAAGACATAGTGACTGAGGATATGATGTTTTTAGCGTGCTTTATTAAAGAATCCGCATCATACACTGTCAGTTTCAATTCCAATGGAGGCACGGCAGTAAAAAGCTCAAAGGTAAAAGCCGGCAAAACCATCACGAAACCAGCTGACCCTACGAAAAAGGGCTACAGGTTTATAGGTTGGTATAAAGATAGTAAATGCACTAAGCCTTGGAACTTTGCGACTGACATAGTAACTGCAGACACTACACTTCACGCCGGATGGATTGATGCTAATGCAATAGCTGCAATACCCACATCCTCCAGAATCTATGTAAATGGAAGACTGATGGAATTTGAAGCTTATACGATAAATGGCAACAACTACTTCAAGCTTCGTGATATAGCCAGAGCTGTCAGAGGCACGGACAAAAACTTTGAGGTAACATGGGATGGTGCTAAAAATGCCATCAACCTGATCTCTAATCATGACTATACTTCTGTTGGTGGCGAGTTGACCAAGGGCGATAAAAAAGCTAAGGCAGCGACCGTGTGTACTTCGACTATTTATAAGGATGGAGAAATAGTGAACTTATCAGCGTATACCATCAACGGCAACAACTACTTTAAACTGAGAGATATCGCCCAAGCCTTTAATATTGCTGTTTCTTGGGACGGCAAGACAAATTCCATAATTATAGATACATCCAAAGATTATGTACCGTAA
- a CDS encoding restriction endonuclease — protein MLFFYMFSSLLLLMIVMVVEMAAVLIYSIYYKIKINNLLEAVTTREDLLFMRFKDLLNLTAEIFRRKGYKVRITDKCGEEGNGLILDDKQFVEVWKHSLHHMVDVETAMKLAKCMQVNSIYRGKLISLGDFKQNTRTYCHKNVIECINGEQLVQMCKEVQRRNIAFEGN, from the coding sequence ATGCTGTTTTTTTATATGTTTTCTTCTCTGCTATTGCTGATGATAGTTATGGTAGTAGAGATGGCCGCAGTCCTGATTTATAGCATATACTACAAAATTAAGATAAACAATCTCCTGGAAGCAGTAACTACAAGGGAAGATTTGCTGTTTATGCGGTTTAAGGACCTTCTGAACCTAACGGCTGAAATATTCAGGAGAAAAGGATACAAAGTCAGGATAACGGATAAATGCGGAGAAGAAGGAAATGGCCTCATATTGGACGACAAACAGTTTGTTGAAGTATGGAAGCATTCCCTGCATCATATGGTGGATGTGGAAACTGCAATGAAACTGGCCAAATGCATGCAGGTAAATTCAATTTACAGGGGTAAGCTGATAAGCCTCGGGGATTTTAAGCAAAACACCAGAACCTATTGTCATAAAAACGTAATAGAGTGCATCAATGGGGAGCAACTGGTGCAGATGTGCAAAGAAGTCCAAAGAAGAAATATAGCCTTTGAAGGAAACTAG
- the trxB gene encoding thioredoxin-disulfide reductase produces MHDVIIVGGGPAGFTAALYSSRGMLDTFLIEKLVSGGQMATTYMMENYPGFEEPISGPDLALRMEGQARKFGTKVINDDVVELKLDGKIKTVRTTKQVCESKVVILCMGASPKELGLPKERQFRGAGVSFCATCDGAFYKGKTVAVIGGGDTAAEDAIFLTRFCDKVYMIHRRDSLRAIKLLQEEIKSNPKIEIIWDTVVEEIVGNFEVEGIKTRNLKTNETKFIKLDGIFVAIGSSPNTELVRGMVDLDENGYIITDENMATNIPGVFAAGDIRHKTLRQVITAASDGAIAAYMAEKYINENKW; encoded by the coding sequence GTGCATGATGTGATAATAGTTGGAGGCGGTCCTGCAGGTTTTACCGCAGCATTGTATTCATCCAGAGGCATGCTGGATACCTTTCTGATTGAAAAGCTGGTTTCCGGCGGACAGATGGCAACGACATACATGATGGAAAATTATCCGGGTTTTGAAGAGCCCATCAGCGGTCCGGACTTGGCGCTGCGCATGGAAGGCCAGGCAAGGAAATTCGGTACAAAGGTGATAAATGACGATGTTGTGGAGTTGAAACTGGACGGCAAAATCAAGACAGTAAGGACGACAAAGCAGGTTTGTGAAAGCAAGGTCGTTATCCTGTGCATGGGCGCTTCCCCCAAAGAGCTGGGACTACCCAAAGAAAGGCAATTCAGAGGTGCCGGAGTATCCTTCTGTGCTACGTGCGACGGTGCCTTTTACAAAGGCAAGACTGTGGCAGTTATCGGTGGCGGTGATACAGCCGCTGAAGATGCTATTTTTCTTACCCGCTTCTGCGACAAGGTGTATATGATACACAGAAGGGATTCTCTGAGAGCTATAAAGCTTCTCCAGGAGGAAATAAAGAGCAATCCAAAAATTGAGATCATCTGGGACACTGTTGTGGAAGAAATTGTCGGCAACTTTGAAGTTGAAGGCATAAAGACAAGGAATCTCAAAACCAATGAAACAAAATTTATAAAGCTGGATGGTATTTTCGTGGCCATAGGCTCCAGCCCTAATACTGAGCTGGTAAGGGGAATGGTTGATCTGGATGAAAACGGTTATATCATAACTGATGAAAATATGGCGACCAATATCCCAGGAGTATTTGCAGCCGGCGACATACGCCATAAGACCCTGAGACAGGTTATTACAGCTGCGTCCGATGGAGCTATTGCCGCTTATATGGCTGAGAAATATATAAACGAAAACAAGTGGTAA
- a CDS encoding LTA synthase family protein, which produces MLNYRMSEMLKRQIHDRVNRIGPFLNKYRLLIFFIGLVNYYELVYRLWIFKNMSLDFIFPVLFSFSCGVVLFLACGIFKERINKILAFIFIKLLFLVYSVQLIYFCIFRTPLSLYSITGAGDALRLKDIVISAILKNIAAVILLLVPMMLFIIFHRRFSFFRVKPETAAGVLVFCLISFTVSIACVNMTNKNTLSQYTLYYKTFSPELSVSRLGLLTTMRLDIQRLIFGFGSDHKAAEVFSRPDGQNTGRIQDNRAGNEEEGKDGKSVGSSDSSGGIGMNESNSEDNSKSDRMDIGSETGMPKAETSPYDIYNIMDIDFKALTEGEKNPAILDMHRYFSTLQPTKKNEYTGMFKGDNLIMITAESFAPYALSPELTPTLYEMSKRGFVFNNFYNPVWGVSTTDGEYVACTGLIPKTGTWSMAKSGKNHMPFTMGNQFKKLGYTTKAYHNHTYTYYKRHISHPNMGYDFKAVGNGLNIKETWPESDLEMIEVTTGEFIGLQPFHAYYMTISGHMNYNFYGNNIAMKNKQYVEHLPYSDESKAYIACNLELEFAVRTLIERLEEAGIADKTVIAISADHYPYGLPRECIDELAGHKVENNFELYKSTFILWKKGMDPVVVDKPCSSLDIIPTLSNLFGLEYDSRLLMGSDILSDAPPLVIFSNRSWITERAMYNSITDTAVFTDGSGNDSAYIELINSIVADKFLYSEKILDTDYYDRVLPKGN; this is translated from the coding sequence ATGCTCAATTATCGGATGTCCGAGATGCTTAAGCGTCAGATTCACGATAGGGTGAATAGGATAGGGCCTTTTTTAAACAAGTACCGGCTTTTGATTTTCTTTATAGGCCTTGTTAATTATTATGAACTTGTTTACAGGTTATGGATTTTTAAGAATATGAGCCTCGATTTTATCTTTCCCGTGTTGTTTTCTTTCTCCTGCGGCGTTGTTTTGTTCCTGGCATGTGGTATTTTTAAGGAAAGGATAAATAAAATTCTGGCGTTCATATTCATCAAGCTCCTGTTTTTGGTTTACAGTGTGCAGCTTATATATTTTTGCATATTCAGAACTCCCCTGTCGCTTTATTCCATAACCGGTGCCGGGGATGCATTGCGTTTAAAGGATATTGTAATATCCGCAATACTTAAGAATATAGCTGCGGTAATTTTACTGCTCGTCCCAATGATGCTTTTTATCATATTCCACAGAAGGTTTTCTTTTTTCAGAGTAAAACCGGAGACTGCTGCCGGAGTCCTGGTCTTTTGCCTGATCAGCTTTACCGTGAGCATTGCGTGTGTAAATATGACGAATAAAAATACTCTGTCCCAATATACCTTGTATTACAAGACCTTTTCACCGGAACTGTCGGTTAGCAGGCTGGGGCTTCTTACGACGATGAGGCTGGATATCCAGCGTCTCATTTTCGGCTTTGGTAGTGATCATAAAGCTGCAGAAGTTTTTTCAAGGCCGGATGGACAAAACACAGGACGTATCCAGGATAATAGAGCAGGGAACGAAGAGGAAGGTAAAGACGGGAAAAGTGTTGGTTCAAGCGATTCTTCCGGTGGCATCGGCATGAATGAAAGCAATTCAGAAGATAACAGCAAATCCGATAGGATGGACATCGGCAGCGAAACAGGAATGCCAAAAGCTGAAACCAGTCCCTATGACATATATAATATTATGGACATTGACTTCAAGGCGTTGACAGAAGGGGAAAAGAATCCTGCAATCCTTGATATGCACAGGTATTTTTCCACCCTGCAGCCTACGAAAAAGAATGAATATACCGGCATGTTCAAAGGCGACAATCTTATAATGATAACGGCCGAATCCTTTGCTCCCTATGCATTAAGCCCTGAGCTTACCCCAACCCTGTATGAAATGTCAAAAAGAGGTTTTGTGTTCAATAATTTTTATAACCCTGTCTGGGGAGTCAGCACGACGGATGGGGAATATGTGGCGTGCACGGGGCTTATTCCCAAGACAGGAACATGGAGCATGGCCAAATCCGGAAAAAACCACATGCCTTTTACCATGGGCAACCAGTTTAAAAAACTGGGCTATACAACAAAGGCTTACCATAATCATACCTATACTTATTACAAAAGGCATATATCTCATCCGAATATGGGATATGATTTCAAGGCTGTAGGCAACGGGCTTAACATAAAAGAAACCTGGCCGGAATCCGACCTGGAAATGATCGAGGTAACCACAGGGGAGTTTATAGGTTTACAGCCTTTTCATGCGTATTATATGACCATCAGTGGACATATGAATTATAACTTTTATGGGAATAACATTGCAATGAAAAACAAGCAGTATGTTGAACACCTGCCTTATTCCGATGAATCAAAAGCATATATCGCCTGCAACCTGGAGCTGGAGTTTGCCGTAAGGACGCTCATTGAGAGGCTTGAAGAAGCAGGTATTGCTGACAAAACCGTTATCGCCATAAGTGCAGACCATTATCCCTACGGATTGCCCAGAGAATGTATTGACGAATTGGCAGGTCATAAGGTTGAGAACAATTTTGAACTGTATAAAAGCACTTTTATTCTTTGGAAAAAGGGGATGGACCCTGTAGTGGTGGATAAACCATGCTCAAGCCTTGATATTATTCCGACGCTGTCAAATCTGTTTGGTCTTGAATACGATTCCCGGCTGCTGATGGGAAGCGATATATTGAGCGATGCTCCTCCTCTGGTGATCTTTTCAAACCGAAGCTGGATCACCGAAAGGGCTATGTACAACTCCATTACCGATACTGCTGTTTTTACCGATGGAAGCGGAAACGACAGTGCCTATATAGAGTTAATAAACAGTATTGTGGCTGATAAATTCCTGTATTCTGAAAAGATTCTTGATACCGATTATTATGACCGAGTGCTTCCCAAGGGGAACTAA
- a CDS encoding alpha/beta hydrolase, with product MYIISVVFLSMLVILLVTSLYLSGAVVHPKTHSPDETYRYELENGRIKEEEFSSLEKEEVYIESPYGYKIYGLFFPVKDSKKAVIICHGITWTLYGCVKYAGMFLKRGFNVLIYDHRYHGRTGGKNTTFGFYEKNDLKTVVDWLYNRLGEDCKIGTMGESLGAATVLQHSAIDPRLSFCIADCPYSDILKLFKIRMKNDFHFPAFPVLQLAVFFARLRTGARFSDISPVRDIEKCTCPVFFIHGENDMYIPKEMSIEMYNRKKGYKKLYIAPNSEHVESYWNNREEYDKLVGDFLMEIGLLT from the coding sequence ATGTATATTATTTCCGTAGTTTTTCTGTCCATGCTGGTTATCCTGCTGGTAACATCCTTATACCTGTCAGGAGCGGTGGTTCACCCAAAGACACACTCACCGGATGAAACCTACCGCTATGAATTGGAAAACGGCAGGATTAAAGAAGAGGAGTTTTCCAGCCTGGAAAAGGAAGAAGTATACATAGAATCTCCCTACGGATATAAAATTTACGGCCTCTTTTTTCCTGTAAAGGATTCAAAAAAAGCCGTAATCATATGCCATGGAATTACATGGACCCTTTATGGCTGTGTAAAGTATGCAGGCATGTTTCTGAAAAGAGGCTTTAATGTGCTCATCTACGACCATAGGTATCACGGCAGGACAGGAGGCAAAAATACAACATTCGGCTTTTATGAAAAGAATGACCTAAAAACCGTCGTGGATTGGCTATACAACAGGTTGGGAGAGGACTGCAAAATCGGCACCATGGGAGAGTCCCTGGGGGCGGCAACGGTCCTCCAGCATTCGGCCATAGATCCAAGGCTGTCTTTCTGCATAGCCGACTGTCCTTATTCCGACATTCTGAAATTGTTTAAAATCCGTATGAAAAATGATTTTCATTTTCCGGCATTTCCGGTTTTACAGCTGGCGGTATTTTTTGCAAGACTTCGTACAGGTGCAAGGTTCTCTGATATTTCGCCGGTCAGGGACATCGAGAAGTGTACATGTCCGGTATTCTTCATCCATGGAGAGAATGACATGTATATACCCAAGGAAATGAGCATTGAAATGTACAACCGCAAAAAAGGGTATAAAAAATTGTATATTGCACCTAACTCGGAACATGTGGAATCTTACTGGAATAACCGGGAGGAATATGATAAGCTGGTAGGAGATTTTTTAATGGAGATAGGGCTGCTCACTTGA
- a CDS encoding methyltransferase family protein, which yields MRITDIISLILLITFGTGYILKLVLLKQRNKINANVLAKGSKDFSTYSAEMFVRVSSSLWLLTWISEIFFHIQISSLIGFLFFNDYTTFIGIIITALGVGTFILATIFMKSSWRVGIDKNTKTTLVTEGIYKFSRNPAFVGFNLMFLGLFVTYANIFTLIILVINAIAFHLLILQEEKHLLAMFGDDYERYKRKVPRYFLIF from the coding sequence ATGCGTATAACTGATATTATTTCCTTAATATTACTAATTACTTTTGGAACCGGATATATCTTAAAGTTGGTACTATTAAAACAAAGGAATAAAATTAATGCTAATGTATTGGCAAAAGGGAGCAAAGATTTTTCAACTTATAGTGCGGAAATGTTTGTTAGGGTCTCAAGTTCATTGTGGTTACTGACTTGGATATCTGAAATATTTTTTCATATTCAAATATCCTCTCTTATTGGTTTCTTGTTCTTTAATGACTATACGACATTTATAGGCATTATAATAACAGCTTTAGGAGTAGGTACATTTATTTTAGCAACTATTTTTATGAAAAGCTCTTGGAGAGTAGGTATAGATAAAAATACAAAGACAACTCTTGTAACTGAGGGTATCTACAAATTTAGCAGAAACCCTGCTTTTGTAGGTTTCAATTTGATGTTTTTGGGTCTATTTGTTACTTATGCTAACATATTTACCTTAATTATTTTGGTCATTAATGCGATTGCCTTCCACTTATTAATTTTGCAAGAGGAAAAGCATCTGCTTGCTATGTTTGGTGATGATTATGAGAGGTATAAAAGAAAAGTTCCAAGGTACTTTTTAATATTTTAG
- a CDS encoding thioredoxin domain-containing protein: MPANKQANRLIHEKSPYLLQHAYNSVDWFPWSDEAFEKAKAEDKPIFLSIGYSTCHWCHVMERESFEDDEVAEILNKHFVSIKVDREERPDIDNIYMSACQALTGHGGWPLTIFMTPEKKPFYAGTYFPKNDRMGMPGLISILNRVVKAWQRDRDTLVESSHQITEALGRQDEFSEDELPADTIHEAYSDFKEDFDAEYGGFGRAPKFPTPHNLLFLLRYWHAEKVENALHMVEKTLDSMYRGGIYDHIGFGFCRYSTDRKWLVPHFEKMLYDNALLAMAYLEAYHATGKEQYGSIAHQIFEYVLRDMTSPEGGFYSAEDADSEGVEGKFYVWSVEEIEQVLGKNAGEKFCQYFDITPRGNFEGMNISNLIKGAVPEKDKELMEQCRKKLFEHREKRVRPFRDDKILTGWNGLMIASLAAGGRILNEEKYTKAAEKAANFIFTRLIREDGRLMARYREGQAALPAYVDDYAFMVWGLTELYETTYNPEYLQKAIKLNSDMLGLFWDEEKGGLFLYGSDSEQLILRPKEVYDGAVPSGNSVAALNFLKLARLTGQHELEEKAAQMFKLFGSSVKRAPRAYSFFMTAFLYSQVHTKEVVIVGRSTEKNTESMIKALRNEYRPFTLSLLYTEKEPYLSGLAPFIADYKALEEKTTAYVCRNFTCHAPTSDVEQLKRLLDSPN, encoded by the coding sequence ATGCCAGCTAATAAGCAAGCCAATAGACTGATCCATGAGAAGTCCCCTTATCTGTTGCAGCATGCCTACAACTCCGTGGATTGGTTTCCATGGAGCGATGAAGCTTTTGAAAAAGCGAAAGCAGAAGATAAACCCATCTTCCTTTCCATCGGCTACTCCACCTGCCATTGGTGCCATGTCATGGAGAGGGAATCCTTTGAAGATGACGAAGTGGCTGAAATTCTAAATAAGCATTTTGTGTCCATAAAGGTCGACCGGGAGGAACGCCCGGATATAGACAATATATATATGTCTGCCTGTCAGGCTCTTACCGGACACGGGGGCTGGCCACTGACCATTTTCATGACCCCGGAAAAAAAGCCCTTTTATGCCGGGACCTATTTCCCCAAAAATGACCGAATGGGCATGCCGGGGCTTATTTCCATCCTGAACAGGGTGGTAAAAGCATGGCAGAGGGATAGGGACACTCTTGTCGAGTCCAGCCATCAAATTACCGAAGCGCTCGGCCGGCAGGACGAATTCTCGGAAGATGAGTTGCCCGCCGATACAATACATGAAGCCTATTCCGATTTCAAGGAAGACTTTGATGCTGAATACGGAGGCTTCGGAAGAGCGCCTAAATTCCCTACTCCCCACAATCTTCTTTTCCTCCTTCGATACTGGCATGCGGAAAAAGTGGAAAATGCCCTGCACATGGTGGAAAAGACGCTGGATTCCATGTACAGGGGAGGTATTTACGACCATATAGGTTTTGGTTTCTGCCGGTATTCCACCGACCGTAAGTGGCTTGTGCCCCACTTTGAAAAAATGCTGTACGACAATGCACTGCTCGCAATGGCGTATCTGGAAGCTTACCATGCTACTGGAAAGGAACAGTATGGGAGCATTGCCCACCAAATTTTTGAATATGTGCTGAGGGATATGACCTCTCCCGAAGGTGGGTTCTATTCAGCGGAGGATGCCGATTCCGAAGGCGTGGAGGGGAAATTCTATGTATGGTCTGTGGAAGAAATAGAGCAGGTATTGGGAAAAAACGCCGGAGAAAAGTTTTGTCAATACTTCGATATCACTCCAAGAGGCAATTTTGAAGGAATGAACATATCCAACCTGATAAAAGGTGCTGTTCCCGAAAAGGACAAGGAATTAATGGAGCAATGCAGAAAAAAGCTCTTTGAACACAGGGAAAAAAGAGTCCGGCCTTTCCGGGATGACAAAATCCTCACCGGGTGGAACGGTTTGATGATAGCATCTCTGGCTGCAGGCGGCAGAATACTCAACGAAGAAAAATATACCAAGGCTGCCGAAAAAGCCGCCAATTTCATTTTCACCCGGTTAATAAGGGAGGACGGGCGCCTGATGGCCCGCTACAGAGAAGGACAAGCAGCCCTCCCGGCATATGTCGATGATTATGCTTTTATGGTGTGGGGACTTACTGAGCTGTATGAGACCACCTACAACCCCGAGTATCTGCAAAAAGCTATTAAGCTAAACAGCGACATGTTGGGTCTTTTCTGGGACGAGGAAAAGGGTGGCTTATTTTTATATGGCAGCGACAGCGAGCAGTTGATCCTGCGTCCCAAGGAGGTTTATGACGGAGCAGTGCCTTCAGGGAACTCGGTTGCCGCGCTGAATTTTTTGAAGCTTGCCCGGCTTACAGGACAACATGAACTGGAAGAAAAGGCTGCCCAAATGTTTAAACTATTCGGCAGCAGTGTAAAACGTGCTCCACGGGCTTACTCATTTTTTATGACTGCCTTCCTTTACTCCCAAGTTCATACAAAAGAGGTAGTCATAGTGGGCAGGTCTACGGAGAAAAATACGGAATCAATGATAAAAGCACTGAGAAACGAATATAGGCCCTTTACCCTTTCCCTGCTTTATACCGAAAAGGAACCTTATTTATCTGGCCTGGCTCCTTTTATTGCGGATTATAAAGCTCTGGAGGAAAAAACCACTGCCTATGTATGCAGGAATTTCACCTGCCATGCGCCCACCAGTGACGTGGAGCAATTAAAAAGGCTGCTGGACAGCCCTAATTAG
- a CDS encoding putative ABC transporter permease, which produces MENSNIVSCRWKNIIIYFIIYSFVGWCMETAYAFFSQGRFVNRGFLYGPFCPVYGFGALILIILLKPVKHNILLMFTGSAILTSILEYITGFLLETAFDRTWWDYGNEPLNLHGRICLRNSLLWGMFALLFIYVLHPAIKRIVRLIPNNIKTVTVYLITFYIIFDTFMVTYSLTSSGADSNPVYRILGGIYSGLDHIKAMILK; this is translated from the coding sequence ATGGAAAATTCCAATATTGTCAGCTGCAGATGGAAAAATATCATTATCTATTTTATCATATATTCCTTTGTAGGATGGTGCATGGAAACTGCCTATGCGTTTTTCTCCCAGGGGCGGTTCGTAAACCGTGGATTTTTGTATGGCCCCTTCTGCCCTGTTTACGGGTTTGGAGCACTTATACTGATTATTTTATTAAAGCCTGTAAAACACAATATTCTGCTGATGTTTACAGGCTCTGCAATACTGACATCGATACTGGAGTACATCACAGGATTCCTTTTGGAAACAGCTTTTGACAGAACCTGGTGGGATTACGGCAATGAACCTCTCAACCTTCATGGCAGGATATGCTTGAGGAACTCTCTGCTTTGGGGTATGTTCGCATTGCTGTTCATCTATGTGCTCCACCCTGCTATCAAACGAATTGTACGCCTTATTCCCAATAACATAAAAACTGTAACAGTATATCTGATTACCTTTTATATCATTTTCGACACATTCATGGTTACATACTCCCTGACAAGCTCAGGAGCCGATTCCAATCCCGTATACAGGATATTGGGCGGCATTTATTCCGGCCTCGACCATATAAAAGCTATGATCTTAAAGTGA